Proteins encoded by one window of Erwinia pyrifoliae DSM 12163:
- a CDS encoding branched-chain amino acid transaminase, with the protein MTKKADFIWFNGEMVKWEEAKVSVMSHALHYGTSVFEGVRCYDSHKGPVVFRHREHMQRLRDSAKIYRFPVSLSVDELMEACRATLRKNNLKSAYIRPLVFVGDVGLGVNPPDGYETDVIIAAFPWGAYLGAEALEQGIDAMVSSWNRVAPNTLPTAAKAGGNYLSSLLVGSEARRHGYQEGIALDTQGYISEGAGENLFEVKDGILFTPPFTSSALPGITRDAIIKLAQDMGIEVREQVLSRESLYLADEVFMSGTAAEITPVRSVDGIQVGEGKRGPVTARIQSAFFGLFTGETEDKWGWLDPVNP; encoded by the coding sequence ATGACGAAGAAAGCAGACTTTATCTGGTTCAATGGCGAGATGGTAAAGTGGGAAGAGGCTAAGGTCAGCGTCATGTCTCACGCATTGCACTACGGCACTTCGGTATTTGAAGGCGTCCGTTGCTATGACTCGCACAAAGGGCCGGTGGTCTTCCGCCATCGTGAACATATGCAGCGCCTGCGCGATTCGGCAAAAATCTATCGTTTTCCGGTGAGCCTGAGCGTTGATGAGCTAATGGAAGCCTGCCGTGCAACCTTACGTAAAAACAACCTGAAAAGTGCTTATATTCGTCCTCTGGTATTTGTCGGTGATGTCGGCCTGGGCGTTAACCCGCCAGACGGCTACGAAACCGACGTGATTATTGCTGCCTTCCCTTGGGGCGCGTACCTGGGCGCGGAAGCGCTGGAGCAGGGTATCGATGCGATGGTCTCGTCCTGGAACCGCGTTGCGCCAAACACCCTGCCAACCGCAGCGAAAGCCGGCGGCAACTATCTTTCATCGCTGCTGGTTGGTAGCGAAGCGCGCCGCCACGGCTACCAGGAAGGTATCGCGCTGGATACCCAAGGCTATATCTCCGAAGGTGCCGGTGAAAACCTGTTTGAAGTCAAAGACGGTATCCTGTTCACCCCGCCATTCACCTCTTCTGCCCTGCCGGGAATTACCCGCGATGCGATCATCAAGCTGGCGCAGGATATGGGTATTGAAGTGCGTGAGCAGGTGCTGTCACGCGAATCCCTGTATCTGGCCGATGAAGTCTTTATGTCCGGCACCGCCGCAGAAATCACTCCGGTGCGTAGCGTTGACGGCATTCAGGTTGGTGAAGGCAAACGAGGCCCGGTCACCGCACGTATCCAGTCTGCGTTCTTTGGCTTGTTCACTGGCGAAACGGAAGACAAATGGGGCTGGCTGGATCCGGTAAACCCATAA
- the ilvM gene encoding acetolactate synthase 2 small subunit, which yields MKQHQLSIEARFRPEILERILRVVRHRGFQVCSMNMASLVNTSNINIEMTVASQRSVDLLSTQLSKLMDVACVHIQQQTTQQIRA from the coding sequence ATGAAACAGCATCAATTGTCTATAGAAGCGCGCTTTCGGCCGGAAATACTGGAACGCATTTTGCGCGTCGTTCGCCACCGTGGTTTTCAGGTGTGCTCAATGAATATGGCATCGCTGGTCAATACGTCCAATATTAATATTGAAATGACCGTTGCCAGCCAGCGCTCTGTCGATTTACTGTCAACGCAGCTGAGTAAATTGATGGATGTTGCCTGCGTTCACATCCAACAACAAACAACACAACAAATCCGCGCATAA
- a CDS encoding IlvGEDA operon leader peptide — translation MKALLRVVSLLLINVVVIIITPCGATLGGRKA, via the coding sequence ATGAAAGCCCTTCTACGAGTCGTCAGCCTGCTCCTAATTAACGTCGTCGTGATTATTATCACGCCGTGCGGGGCTACGCTCGGAGGAAGAAAGGCTTAA
- the ilvG gene encoding acetolactate synthase 2 catalytic subunit produces the protein MNGAQWVVQSLHAQGIETVFGYPGGAIMPVYDALYDGGVEHLLCRHEQGAAMAAIGFARATGKVGVCIATSGPGATNLITGLADAMLDSVPIVAITGQVSSAVMGTDAFQEIDVLGLSLACTKHSFLVESLAELPSVMAEAFAIAKSGRPGPVLVDIPKDIQLAEGELTAHLVPVEPEMAHPHTELQRARELLAQSEKPILYVGGGVGMADAVDALRAFASASGIPTVATLKGLGAPDADDACYLGMLGMHGTKAANLAVQRCDLLIAVGARFDDRVTGKLDTFAPHASVIHLDIDPAELHKLRRAHVGLQGDINKLLPDLHQPADISAWREEVMALKAGHGWRYDHPGEAIYAPLLLKQLSERKPQSAVVTTDVGQHQMWTAQHMRFSRPENFITSSGLGTMGFGLPAAVGAQVARPNDTVICVSGDGSFMMNVQELGTIKRKQLPVKILLLDNQRLGMVRQWQQLFFAERYSETNLSDNPDFLMLASAFGIKGQRITRKDQVDAALDALLHSEGPYLLHVAIDEHENVWPLVPPGASNENMMERTA, from the coding sequence ATGAATGGTGCTCAGTGGGTAGTTCAATCTTTGCATGCACAGGGAATTGAAACGGTTTTCGGCTATCCGGGTGGTGCAATCATGCCGGTCTATGACGCGCTTTATGACGGCGGGGTCGAACACCTGTTGTGTCGCCATGAGCAGGGGGCGGCAATGGCCGCTATCGGTTTTGCCCGTGCGACCGGCAAAGTCGGCGTGTGCATCGCCACTTCGGGGCCGGGTGCGACTAACCTGATCACCGGCCTGGCTGACGCTATGCTGGACTCGGTGCCCATTGTTGCCATTACCGGGCAGGTCTCTTCAGCAGTGATGGGAACCGATGCGTTTCAGGAGATCGACGTTCTGGGCCTGTCGCTGGCCTGTACTAAACACAGTTTTCTCGTTGAATCGCTTGCTGAACTGCCGTCGGTGATGGCTGAAGCTTTTGCCATCGCTAAATCCGGCCGTCCGGGTCCGGTGCTGGTTGATATCCCTAAAGATATTCAGCTGGCAGAGGGTGAGTTAACCGCGCACCTGGTGCCGGTTGAACCGGAGATGGCGCACCCTCACACCGAATTACAGCGGGCGCGTGAGCTGCTGGCGCAATCTGAAAAACCCATCCTGTATGTTGGCGGTGGAGTAGGCATGGCGGATGCGGTTGATGCCTTGCGTGCTTTCGCCAGCGCCAGCGGAATTCCTACCGTTGCCACCCTGAAGGGGTTGGGCGCGCCGGATGCAGATGATGCCTGTTACCTGGGTATGTTGGGGATGCACGGGACGAAAGCGGCGAACCTGGCGGTACAGCGCTGCGACCTGCTGATCGCCGTAGGCGCACGCTTCGATGACCGTGTCACCGGGAAACTCGACACCTTTGCCCCCCATGCCAGCGTGATCCATCTTGATATCGACCCGGCTGAACTGCATAAGCTGCGTCGGGCGCACGTTGGGCTGCAGGGCGATATCAATAAGCTGTTACCGGATTTGCATCAGCCGGCAGACATCAGCGCCTGGCGCGAAGAGGTCATGGCCTTAAAAGCCGGACACGGCTGGCGTTATGATCACCCGGGCGAAGCCATCTACGCTCCGCTGCTGCTGAAGCAGCTGTCAGAACGTAAACCACAAAGCGCGGTGGTCACCACCGATGTGGGTCAACACCAGATGTGGACCGCTCAACACATGCGCTTCAGTCGCCCGGAAAACTTCATTACCTCAAGCGGGTTGGGCACGATGGGCTTCGGCCTGCCTGCCGCCGTTGGGGCGCAGGTTGCGCGACCCAATGACACGGTGATCTGCGTCTCTGGCGATGGATCTTTCATGATGAACGTCCAGGAACTCGGTACCATTAAGCGCAAACAGCTGCCGGTGAAAATTCTGTTGCTGGATAACCAGCGTCTGGGCATGGTGCGTCAGTGGCAACAGCTGTTCTTCGCCGAGCGTTACAGCGAAACCAATTTGTCAGATAACCCCGACTTCCTCATGTTGGCCAGCGCTTTCGGGATTAAAGGCCAGCGTATTACCCGTAAAGACCAGGTCGATGCCGCATTAGACGCTTTGCTGCACAGTGAAGGGCCATACCTGCTTCATGTGGCGATTGACGAACATGAAAACGTCTGGCCTCTGGTACCGCCGGGTGCCAGCAACGAAAATATGATGGAGAGAACCGCATGA
- a CDS encoding YifB family Mg chelatase-like AAA ATPase yields MSLSVAYTRAAIGIQAPLVSVEVHLSNGLPALSLVGLPETTVKEARERVRSAILNSGFTFPAKRITVSLAPADLPKEGGRYDLPIAIAILAASEQVPAEKLIQYEFLGELALTGALRGVQGAIPAALSALDAHRQLILSAENQHDVGLIRHGESLIATHLLEVCAFLHGKSQLDAAHCEPEEYLPSSGDLNDIIGQQQAKRALEITAAGGHNLLLIGPPGTGKTMLASRFSGLMPPLSDREALESASLASLISGSDFRRHWRQRPFRAPHHSASLYALVGGGSLPKPGEISLAHNGVLFLDELPEFERRALDALREPLESGEISISRARAKITYPARFQLIAAMNPSPTGHYRGPHNRSSPQQTLRYLSRLSGPFIDRFDISLEVPLLPAGMLSAQRGESESSQQVRERVLLARERQLARCNKMNATMNNQEIRACCRLTLEDAEWLEQVMTQLGLSVRAWQRILKVARTIADMAGEQCIGRQHLTEAVSYRAIDRLLVHLQNSLD; encoded by the coding sequence ATGTCGCTATCAGTTGCTTACACCCGTGCCGCAATTGGCATTCAGGCACCGCTGGTGTCCGTGGAAGTTCACCTCAGTAATGGTCTTCCTGCACTATCTCTGGTTGGATTACCGGAAACCACCGTTAAGGAGGCCCGTGAAAGAGTACGCAGCGCCATCCTCAACAGCGGGTTTACCTTCCCGGCAAAGCGGATAACCGTTAGCCTGGCACCGGCCGACCTGCCTAAAGAAGGGGGCCGATATGACTTACCTATCGCTATCGCCATTCTCGCGGCTTCAGAACAGGTTCCAGCAGAAAAACTTATTCAGTATGAATTCCTGGGTGAATTGGCCCTTACGGGCGCGCTACGTGGCGTACAGGGCGCAATTCCTGCTGCACTGTCGGCGTTGGACGCTCATCGGCAACTGATTCTCTCAGCAGAAAATCAGCATGATGTCGGGTTGATTCGACATGGGGAGAGCCTGATCGCCACCCATCTCCTGGAGGTGTGCGCCTTTTTACATGGTAAGTCACAACTGGATGCTGCGCACTGCGAACCAGAGGAATACCTGCCATCCTCAGGAGATTTGAACGACATCATCGGCCAACAGCAGGCAAAGCGCGCGCTGGAGATCACGGCAGCCGGAGGGCATAACCTGTTACTTATTGGCCCGCCGGGAACAGGAAAAACGATGCTGGCGTCCAGATTTAGCGGCCTGATGCCGCCTCTGAGCGATCGTGAAGCGTTAGAGAGCGCCAGCCTGGCCAGCCTGATATCCGGCAGCGATTTTCGGCGTCACTGGCGTCAGAGACCGTTCCGCGCCCCTCACCATAGCGCATCACTGTATGCGCTGGTGGGTGGCGGGTCACTGCCTAAACCCGGCGAAATCTCGCTGGCTCATAACGGGGTACTATTTCTGGATGAGCTGCCCGAGTTTGAACGCCGTGCGCTTGATGCGCTACGTGAACCACTTGAGTCGGGAGAGATCAGCATTTCGCGAGCCAGAGCAAAAATTACCTATCCGGCACGCTTCCAGCTGATTGCAGCAATGAATCCCAGCCCCACCGGACATTATCGCGGCCCGCATAATCGCTCATCCCCCCAGCAGACATTACGCTATCTCAGCCGCCTGTCTGGTCCATTCATCGACCGATTTGATATTTCTCTGGAAGTACCCCTGTTGCCAGCAGGAATGTTGAGCGCCCAACGTGGCGAAAGTGAGTCCAGCCAACAGGTGCGCGAACGGGTGCTGTTGGCTCGTGAACGGCAGCTGGCGCGCTGCAATAAAATGAATGCGACAATGAACAACCAGGAAATCCGGGCTTGCTGTAGACTGACGCTTGAGGATGCAGAATGGCTGGAGCAGGTAATGACCCAACTGGGTCTGTCGGTGCGCGCCTGGCAACGCATTCTGAAAGTGGCCCGCACTATCGCGGACATGGCGGGGGAGCAATGCATTGGTCGGCAGCACCTGACCGAAGCAGTTAGCTACCGGGCTATCGACCGCTTACTTGTCCATTTACAAAATAGTCTGGATTAG